The genomic stretch aatttatttatttcagcttttcatagatgttaatatgagtccatatcaggctcaacatgagtgtttttgccgattctttgattttgtatgttaacatctatgaaaagttgaaataaataatgaacaccatatttgagctccttgcaacatcagaaatccataagaactgaaataggttcaatcggagctctctaggtccatcagtagattttgaccgaaactcactaatggacctagggagctccgattacatccatttcagttcctatgaatttctgatgttgcaaggagttcaaatatgatgtccattgtttatttttacttcttaaaatgtattaaaatgttgttaaaaaattgactaatgttattcatatgttctgtccataaaaaaagagaagagagagataaatatagtaaagaaaaaaaaacgttAGAAAAAGTTAAATTGTCAGGAGGATAAAATAGgaaatgtattttaaaaaatatattcttTGTAAATACTAAAGTAATttacgtcttttgataaatttaaatttctatatgtatcttttgataaattatcgATGTTAGAGGGACTTTGCCAAGGCCGCCTTGCCCTTCTAATATCTTTCTGGTGTCTTTTCATACTCCTAACATGAAGAAAGGGGCGACCTCCTGACTCAATCCGATTGGTATCCAACCGACTAAAAGTATGTGATTATTTAATGTAGTCATCCTATCTCTCGATCTCAGACCAAATCATGTActatatttatattaattttaattttaatttttcaaaaaagaatATTGCCTGAACCAGCTGATGTAAAATGCAGAGAGGGAAAGAATACACACGTCTCCCCTTTCGTTGCAAACTACGCGGAAACCCAACGCAACGCAGGAAATCAGGAATCTCTGCCGCATCTCCTCTGACCACCAAACATCTTTAATGGATTCTCATCAGGCTTTTTGTAAGCCCATCAACCTTTTCCTCGATTGAAGCTCCGAAGTGGGCCACGCTCATCAAGGCAAGCAGGCCTGGCCCTTTCGCCGGCCCCCGCAATCTGTATCCCTCTCTTCCCAACTAATTTACCAGTTTTAATTAGAGTTTTCCTctggattattaaaaaaaaacaattttaattCACCCCACAGCTTTACCTTTCACTTTGCCTATAATCATTTGACATGAATGGAATTTTACTTTTGGCAAGTTTCGAATTTTAGATGAATTTTCAATTAAATCATTTGATGAGATTATTTTAGGACAATGAGTTGGCAGATGGGAGGATGGATGCCTTGCGCCTGAAATAGTAGACATTCTTAAATaggaaaacaaataaagaaaattttaaaatactttaaatattttatttttctcttttttagtGACTGCTTAGattgctcatttttttcttaaaatatttaaataataaaaatattcgtAACAAATTTAATGGTTACGTAGGACAGGAAACAGGCCGTCACCATCCTGGACGATTGTGGACACCACGCCGCGGGGCCCTCTTGCTTGCCCCGCCCCATGCGAATCGCCAGCTTTGGAGTCACACTTTCTTCGCTCTTTTCTCCGCGTACGGATGTATTTGTATTTGAATTAATGTAAAGAATTTCACATTGAAGTTGTGCACTTTGCCCCTCTAAGTTTAGTAAAATAATTTCACAAGTGATATTTAAGCTAGTTGCCTCTGAATTACGGGATAAAATGTAAATTTCTAAACTATAACGGAGAATTAGAACAGTATGAGAAACTAAGGGCGTAAAGTGAAATTTtctcaaagaaagaaagaagacaactcacgTCACACACCAGTCACATGCTAGTGACGTCAGCGCCATTTTTCAAAATTGCAAATAGTCCGAAAGCCTCCCTTAAAATTACGCCTCCATTAAGTTCCCCTTCCGCCTCCTCCGCCTATCTTCCTCTTCCTGCTTAATTTGGTAGCGAAACAGAGTGAGAAACCCTAACGTGCTTCTCTTCCTTTCTTGTTCGTTCTCCCAGCGATCCTGCATCGAGATCACGCCAAGCTTCACGAATCTTGTGTTTCTGTGTGATCTGGAAGCgatcatatgatggatcattcgCGTTCTCGGCCCTCGGTTTTACTTTTTCTTCTCGTTTGTTTGCTTTCCGCCGACTCTTCTTGGTCACAGCGAACTAGGCCGCCGTCAATCGCGGCGGCGCCGGTGCTCGTCCCTGCCCCTGCTCCGGCCCTTGCTCCTGCTCCGGCCCTTGCCCCTGCTCCTGCCCCTGGCCCGTCGCCGGAGTCTCAATGCAACGGCATCTACATCTCTTACGTCATCGAGAAGCGGGAGAGGATCTACCCGATCACCAGGAACCCGGCGGACCAACCCTACTCCTTCCGTGCCACCGCCACCGTCCTCAACCACGGCACCGCCGACCTCGTGTCCTGGACGCTCCTCGTCCCCTTCCGCCACGATGAGCTCCTCGTCTCCATCGACGGCGGCGTTCTCGCCAACGGCTCCGCCTCCGCTCTACCCTACAACACCACTATCGATGCAAATGTCACTGCCTTCTCCGGCTACCCAAACACCGATCTGAAGACTCCGATCGAAACGGCCAACGATCTGACGCAGATTCAGGCTAAGATTTCCTTGGTGGGCACCCTCTTCGGCTCGCCGCCCCCTGCGGTGCCTCTGCCTGACTTCCTCGATCTCGGTGACCCTTCCTACAGCTGCGAGCCCCTCCCCGGTTTCAACGGCTCCGGCTCCGTTGATAGGTGCTGCCTCCGCGATCCTAATTACGTTCCTATACCGGCCAACATCACCGGCTACCTCGATCGCCGATCCGGCGATTTAACAATCGCCTACGACGTGCTTCAGTCCTTCGAGAGCAACTACCTCGCCCTCGTCACCATCGAGAATCATAACCCCATCGGCCGCCTCGACCACTGGTATCTCTCATGGGAGTGGGCGCGCGGCGAGTTCATCTCCTCGATGAGGGGCGCGTACCCTACGGTCGTCGACTCTTCCGATTGCATCTTCGGCAAGCAAGGGCAGTACTACAAGGACTTCGACTTCACCAAGGTGCTCAGCTGCAAGCAGAATCCCGTCATCTCCGACCTAACCCCATGGCAATACAATGACACCAATCTCGGCCGCATCCCCCACTGCTGCCGCAACGGCAGCCTTCTTCCTACCGAGATGGACCAGGAGCAGTCCATCTCGGCCTTCCAGATCCAGGTGTACAAGATGATGCCGGACCTCAACCGCTCCGTCCTCTTCCCGCCGGTCAATTGGAACATCTCCGGCTCGGGTCTCAATCCCGACTACAAGTGCGGCCAGCCCATCCGCGTCAGCCCGGCGCAGTTCCCGGACCCGAGCGGCCTCGACTCGGAAAGCCTCGCCCTCGCCAGTTGGCAGGTGGTCTGCAACATCACCCGCCCTAGGGGCACCAGCCCCAAATGCTGCGTCTCCTTCTCTGCCTTCTACAACGACTCTGTCGTCCCCTGCAACACCTGCGCCTGCGGGTGCTCAACCAGCAACCGTGCCCGGGCCTGCAACGCAATCGCGCCGGCGATGCTCCTCCCTCCCGAAGCTCTCCTGGTGCCATTCGACAACCGGACGGAAAAAACCCTCGCCTGGGCGGAGATCAAGCACTACAACGTGCCCTCCCTCATGCCCTGCGCCGACAACTGCGGCGTCAGCGTCAACTGGCACATCGTCACCAACTACGAAAAGGGGTGGTCGGCCAGGGTGACGCTGTTCAACTGGCGCGAGGACCAGTTCGCCGATTGGTTCGTGGCCGCCAAGATGGAGAAAGCCTATCCGGGCTTCCAGCAGATGTACTCCTTCAACGGGACCAAGATGGGCAACGACACCATCTTCATGGTGGGCATGCCCGGACTCAACTACTTAAACGGAGAAACAAACGGTACCAGGGACGGCGACCCCAGAGTGCCGGGAAAGCAGCAGTCCGTGATCTCGTTCACGAAGAAATTGACGCCGGGCATTGACATCCTCGCCGGCGACGGCTTCCCTTCGAAGGTCTACTTCAACGGGGAGGAGTGCTCGATGCCGGACACGATTCCTACCAGCTGGGCATTCAGGACCAGTCGACCTCGAATCTTCACTGCTCTGGTTTCCTTCTGCTTGCTGCTTCTCTCATCTCCCTAGAGCTGTAGCTCTCACTTGCCCGTTTGTCACTTGGAGCAGAGCAAAGCACGGCGTTGGATCTCTTGTTCATAGAATTGTTGCATGATATCTATTTAATATATTAGAAAATTGAATTAAACCAAGAAGagaattatattatatattatatatacctTTGCTCTCATGCTCAATGTTGTGGCAAAAGTCTATGCGCATGTTTCTGATGATGAGTGGAACGTTTTAACTCAGAGAATGAACCCACAAGAAGAAttgagggggcgtttggtttagggtaataggagtgaggaatgggaatgagaatcattgattcccattgttaatgtttggattataggaataggaatacaaataagggaatgaatccttgaaattgggtaataactcattcccatgtatctccccttcaatgagccattacccttttttcatcaatcaaaatattcccttattccaaaaatatccttgacttaaaactaaaattttctccattaatatcaaatatcaaaatatatttatttattttttctttcatatcacttatctctccttattctctctcattatattttctctctcatcatagtttctctttcatcattttatcacacactttctctctccttaatctatcctatcacactctctttcctcttttttctcattacacgttctctctcatcatactttctctctcctcaatctcttccatcgcattctcttccttcttcttttcctcatcacactttctctctcatcatgctttctctctcctcaatctctcccattacactcttttttttctcatcacactttctctctcatcatactttctctctcctcaatctctctcatcacacttcctcctttttcctcaacacactatctctctcatcatactttctctctcctcaatctctcttatcacacttactccttttttcctcaacacactttctctctcatcatactttctctctcctcaatctctcttatcacacttactccttttttcctcaacacactttctctctcatcatattttctctctcctcaatctctcccatcatattcactgttcttttttctctcaccatactttctctctcctcaatctctctcatgacacactctctcctcatttttttctcactatattttctctctcttcatcctctcctatcatactttttctcacatcatattttctctcatcatgctctctccaatcacactctcttttttcattttctctcatcacactttctctctcttcattctttcttatcacacttactctctcataatactttctctctcatcattctctttcatcatatttttctctcacatctaattttttctcttattttcctttaagggtaaaaaaggaaactttgatttattccgatagaagatatacaactaaccaaacattgcttttaagagtgatatccatgctcatacccattctcattccacaatacaatgatttccattccgattcctattcctaggaaagaaccaaacgccccctgatTCTTCCTCCTAATGTGGTAAATCACCAGCCAAGTATCAACTGCGGCTATGCTCCTGGGTGTTTTGTCTACACTGAATGTTTAACTTGCCATACGCAAGAATCTACTTTCTGTATTCACATCATCGCCATAAACTTTTTACCCATATTTTAGATAAATATTCATCAAATGCCCATTCAAATGAATTATAGGCATTCACTTGTCAAAACTAGCGATAGCTATTCTTTTCTTTGTCCGGAAGGATTCTTCTTCGGTGGACATATcccaaaaacaaaacaaagattttattttatttttttaatttttgacagaaaaaacaacaaaagaagagaaaacaaacCCCATAATgctctctcttttaatccttgtgGTCGGCTGATGGATATATCGCCAAAGCAAGTTCTTTCCGGGATGCGTTCCATAACCCCAAACCAACCAACCACACTACTCCACCACGCTTTCAGCGATTCTCCCCCTTCGAATTCCTTTAGTACAAATACGCAGCCGACTCTCATCTTTCAGTTCCATCCCAAGAACAACGCTTACACAAGAGCTAGCCATGGTTCCGGAGCTTGAGGTGAGTTAGCACGATGGCCATTTTTCTGTCTGAACTCTGAACTCATCGTCGCCtgttctgatttttttttcttcttttttttttttttcaatatcgaATTGCAGAAAGCTCGAGTGACGGAGCTGCATGTCCGAATGGACTGCCGTGGCTGCGTGCAGAAGATCAAGAAGGCACTGCACAGCATCGACGGTGAGAATTCCTTTCTGGGAGTAAGCCAACGGTCGAATTGGCTAAACTTGGCATTGGTCTGCAGGAATTTTCAGCACGAACATCGACTTAGCCAGTCAAAAGCTGACGGTGGTGGGCACGGCCGAGCCAGAGGCGATCGTGAAGGCCATCAAGAAGGCGAGGAAGATTGCGACGGTCTGCTCGCACACGGAACCGGCCGGTGAGGCCACCGGAGGAGCAGCAGAGCCAGCAGCAGCACCGCCGCCTCCGGCAGCTGAGCCACCGGCGAACCAGCCTCCGGCGGAGTCTGAGACAACGCCACCCAAGGAAGAGGCACCACCTTCACAAGGCCAGGCTGCAGCCCCCGAGGTGAAAGAGGCAGTACCCGGCGAGCCCAAGGAGGTGGGCGCGATCATCCCCGTAGTCCATCACTATCCTTACGATCGCATCCCAAATTACTATCACTACAACGACCACTGCTACTACCCTTTTCCTCGGAGATATGAGCCTCCTGACTATGCATATAGCGGTTATAGTCACTACAGGACCTCGCCTTATGCTCTGCCGCAGCGTGTTCGCTACATCCAGGATGGTGTCGCCGGAGACGACTACAGTTATGGTGGCAATTACCGCCGTGGAGGAGGAGAAGTCTGCGTCTTCAGTGAGGAAAATCCGAATGCGTGCACCATCGTGTAACGGTTGAAGAATCGGAGGCATGTCTTCCTAGCCACAGCAAGCGAAGTGATGGAGATGACTTTTTTTCAAGTTCTCTCTGTCTAATTTCTTGTACACTGCACTATTTTTGTCTTTTAAATCTGAATTAAATAACATCGAATAGAGGAAGCAGAAGGACAACTTTATCGAGATTTAATTATGAGCTGCAGAGGAAATTGTCAATAAACAAAACAAACCAGTTAGCTATCTTCGAGTGGAAAATGCCTAGATCGAGCATGTTTTCCAACATTTTGACGATCATGCAAGATCAATGATAGATTACATCAAAATTATGCTATAATGGTAAATTAACCCAGGTAACAAAAGGACCGTCATTTTGAAAAGGCTTTTATTCTTTAGCCTATAAAAATCAATGAATGATTTATCTATCATGTATAGCTTACTCTGCTCCTGCACGTACAAGTTGAGAACATTTACAAGCCATGGGCTGCTGTGGTACACAATATACAGTGTATCGAAAAAGAATGTAAGTTCATAAGCTAATGAAAAACCTGAGAGGACGCATAGAACTCGCCCTCACTGAAACCAGGCCTCAAATCCTCATTGCACATAAAATCCAGAGGAAATGAAACCAGGTGACCTCTAACCATCTGTAGTTTCTCCATCGGATCCATGTCTTTGACATCTCCATTCTCGTATGTCTCCAACTTTTCAGGACATATTCCTAAATCAATGGTGGTATGTCTGAGTTTCTCTTTACAATAATTAGTGCTCTGTCGGAAGGCAGATCTGCATATTTGATCATTTTTCAGAGGAAATGTGAAAATAGAACTGAGATGCTGGAGCAAAAATGTTCGAGAATATGATTGTACCTGGTGTGGATAAGATCATTGGGAACGCATGAAAAGA from Zingiber officinale cultivar Zhangliang chromosome 5B, Zo_v1.1, whole genome shotgun sequence encodes the following:
- the LOC121985695 gene encoding COBRA-like protein 7; its protein translation is MMDHSRSRPSVLLFLLVCLLSADSSWSQRTRPPSIAAAPVLVPAPAPALAPAPALAPAPAPGPSPESQCNGIYISYVIEKRERIYPITRNPADQPYSFRATATVLNHGTADLVSWTLLVPFRHDELLVSIDGGVLANGSASALPYNTTIDANVTAFSGYPNTDLKTPIETANDLTQIQAKISLVGTLFGSPPPAVPLPDFLDLGDPSYSCEPLPGFNGSGSVDRCCLRDPNYVPIPANITGYLDRRSGDLTIAYDVLQSFESNYLALVTIENHNPIGRLDHWYLSWEWARGEFISSMRGAYPTVVDSSDCIFGKQGQYYKDFDFTKVLSCKQNPVISDLTPWQYNDTNLGRIPHCCRNGSLLPTEMDQEQSISAFQIQVYKMMPDLNRSVLFPPVNWNISGSGLNPDYKCGQPIRVSPAQFPDPSGLDSESLALASWQVVCNITRPRGTSPKCCVSFSAFYNDSVVPCNTCACGCSTSNRARACNAIAPAMLLPPEALLVPFDNRTEKTLAWAEIKHYNVPSLMPCADNCGVSVNWHIVTNYEKGWSARVTLFNWREDQFADWFVAAKMEKAYPGFQQMYSFNGTKMGNDTIFMVGMPGLNYLNGETNGTRDGDPRVPGKQQSVISFTKKLTPGIDILAGDGFPSKVYFNGEECSMPDTIPTSWAFRTSRPRIFTALVSFCLLLLSSP
- the LOC121985698 gene encoding heavy metal-associated isoprenylated plant protein 5-like; its protein translation is MVPELEKARVTELHVRMDCRGCVQKIKKALHSIDGIFSTNIDLASQKLTVVGTAEPEAIVKAIKKARKIATVCSHTEPAGEATGGAAEPAAAPPPPAAEPPANQPPAESETTPPKEEAPPSQGQAAAPEVKEAVPGEPKEVGAIIPVVHHYPYDRIPNYYHYNDHCYYPFPRRYEPPDYAYSGYSHYRTSPYALPQRVRYIQDGVAGDDYSYGGNYRRGGGEVCVFSEENPNACTIV